From one Macaca nemestrina isolate mMacNem1 chromosome 5, mMacNem.hap1, whole genome shotgun sequence genomic stretch:
- the LOC105497604 gene encoding histone-lysine N-methyltransferase EHMT2 isoform X8, whose amino-acid sequence MAAAAGAAAAAAAEGEAPAEMGALLLEKETRGATERVHGSLGDTPGSEETLPKATPDSLEPAGPSSPASVTVTVGDEGADTPVGATPLIGDESENLEGDGDLHGGRILLGHATKSFPSSPSKGGSCPSRAKMSMTGAGKSPPSVQSLAMRLLSMPGAQGAAAAGPEPPPATTSPEGQPKVHRARKTMSKPGNGQPPVPEKRPPEVQHFRMSDDVHSLGKVTSDVAKRRKLNSGGGLSEELGSARRSEVTLAKGDSGSLEEWETVVGDDFSLYYDSYSVDERVDSDSKSEVEALTEQLSEEEEEEEEEEEEEEEEEEEEEEEEDEESGNQSDRSGSSGRRKAKKKWRKDSPWVKPSRKRRKREPPRAKEPRGVSNDTSSLETERGFEELPLCSCRMEAPKIDRISERAGHKCMATESVDGELSGCNAAILKRETMRPSSRVALMVLCETHRARMVKHHCCPGCGYFCTAGTFLECHPDFRVAHRFHKACVSQLNGMVFCPHCGEDASEAQEVTIPRGDGVTPPAGAAAPAPPPLSQDAPGRADTSQPSARMRGHGEPRRPPCDPLADTIDSSGPSLTLPNGGCLSAVGLPLGPGREALEKALVIQESERRKKLRFHPRQLYLSVKQGELQKVILMLLDNLDPNFQSDQQSKRTPLHAAAQKGSVEICHVLLQAGANINAVDKQQRTPLMEAVVNNHLEVARYMVQRGGCVYSKEEDGSTCLHHAAKIGNLEMVSLLLSTGQVDVNAQDSGGWTPIIWAAEHKHIEVIRMLLTRGADVTLTDNVSESLVEEENICLHWASFTGSAAIAEVLLNARCDLHAVNYHGDTPLHIAARESYHDCVLLFLSRGANPELRNKEGDTAWDLTPERSDVWFALQLNRKLRLGVGNRAIRTEKIICRDVARGYENVPIPCVNGVDGESCPEDYKYISENCETSTMNIDRNITHLQHCTCVDDCSSSNCLCGQLSIRCWYDKDGRLLQEFNKIEPPLIFECNQACSCWRNCKNRVVQSGIKVRLQLYRTAKMGWGVRALQTIPQGTFICEYVGELISDAEADVREDDSYLFDLDNKDGEVYCIDARYYGNISRFINHLCDPNIIPVRVFMLHQDLRFPRIAFFSSRDIRTGEELGFDYGDRFWDIKSKYFTCQCGSEKCKHSAEAIALEQSRLARLDPHPELLPELGSLPPVNT is encoded by the exons atggcggcggcggcgggagctGCAGCGGCGGCGGCCGCCGAG GGGGAGGCCCCCGCTGAGATGGGGGCGCTGCTGCTGGAGAAGGAAACCAGAGGAGCCACCGAGAGAG TTCATGGCTCTTTGGGGGACACCCCTGGTAGTGAAGAGACCCTGCCCAAGGCCACCCCCGACTCCCTGGAGCCTGCTGGCCCCTCATCTCCAGCCTCTGTCACTGTCACTGTTGGCGATGAGGGGGCTGACACCCCTGTAGGGGCTACACCACTCATTGGGGATGAATCCGAGAATCTTGAGGGAGATGGGGACCTCCATGGGGGCCGGATCCTGCTGG GCCATGCCACAAAGTCATTCCCCTCTTCCCCCAGCAAGGGGGGTTCGTGTCCTAGCCGGGCCAAGATGTCAATGACAGGGGCGGGAAAATCACCTCCATCTGTCCAGAGTTTGGCTATGAGGCTGCTGAGTATGCCGGGAGCCCAGGGAGCTGCAGCAGCAGGGCCTGAACCCCCTCCAGCCACCACTAGCCCAGAGGGACAGCCCAAGGTCCACCGAGCCCGCAAAACCATGTCCAAACCAGGAAATGGACAG CCCCCGGTCCCTGAGAAGCGGCCCCCTGAAGTACAGCATTTCCGCATGAGTGACGATGTCCACTCACTGGGAAAGGTGACCTCAG aTGTGGCCAAAAGGAGGAagctgaactcaggaggtggccTG TCGGAGGAGTTAGGTTCTGCCCGGCGTTCAGAAGTGACCCTGGCGAAAGGGGACTCCGGGTCCCTGGAGGAGTGGGAGACGGTGGTGGGTGATGACTTCAGTCTCTACTATGATTCCTACTCTGTGGATGAGCGCGTGGACTCCGACAGCAAG TCTGAAGTTGAAGCTCTAACTGAACAACTaagtgaagaggaggaggaagaagaggaggaagaagaagaggaggaagaggaggaggaagaggaagaagaagaggaagatgaggagTCAGGGAATCAGTCAGATAGG AGTGGTTCCAGTGGCCGGCGCAAGGCCAAGAAGAAGTGGCGAAAAGACAGCCCATGGGTGAAGCCATCTCGGAAACGGCGCAAGCGGGAGCCTCCGCGGGCCAAGGAGCCACGAG GGGTGTCCAATGACACATCTTCGCTGGAGACAGAGCGAGGGTTTGAGGAGTTGCCCCTGTGCAGCTGCCGCATGGAGGCACCCAAAATCGACCGTATCAGCGAGAGGGCGGGGCACAAGTGCATGGCCACCGAGAGTGTGGACGGAGAG CTGTCAGGCTGCAATGCCGCCATCCTCAAGCGGGAGACCATGAGGCCATCCAGCCGTGTGGCCCTGATGGTGCTCTGTGAGACCCACCGCGCCCGCATGGTCAAACACCACTGCTGCCCGGGCTGCGGCTACTTCTGCACGGCG GGCACCTTCCTGGAATGCCACCCTGACTTCCGTGTGGCCCACCGCTTCCACAAGGCCTGTGTGTCTCAGCTGAATGGGATGGTCTTCTGTCCCCACTGTGGGGAGGATGCTTCTGAAGCTCAAGAAGTGACCATCCCCCGGGGTGATGGGGTGACCCCACCGGCTGGTGCTGCAGCTCCTGCACCCCCACCCCTGTCCCAGGATGCCCCCGGGAGAGCAGACACTTCTCAGCCCAG CGCCCGGATGCGAGGGCATGGGGAGCCCCGGCGCCCACCCTGCGATCCCCTGGCTGACACCATCGACAGCTCAGGGCCCTCCCTGACCCTGCCCAATGGGGGCTGCCTTTCAGCCGTGGGGCTGCCACTGGGGCCAGGCCGGGAGGCCTTGGAAAAGGCCCTGGTCATCCAGGAGTCAGAGAG GCGGAAGAAGCTCCGTTTCCACCCTCGGCAGTTGTACCTGTCCGTGAAGCAGGGCGAGCTGCAGAAGGTGATCCTGATGCTGT TGGACAACCTGGACCCCAACTTCCAGAGCGACCAGCAGAGCAAGCGCACGCCCCTGCATGCAGCCGCCCAGAAGGGCTCCGTGGAGATCTGCCATGTGCTGCTGCAG GCTGGAGCCAACATAAACGCAGTGGACAAACAGCAGCGGACGCCACTGATGGAGGCCGTGGTGAACAACCACCTGGAGGTGGCCCGTTACATGGTGCAGCGTGGTGGCTGTGTCTATAGCAAG GAGGAGGACGGCTCCACCTGCCTCCACCACGCAGCCAAAATCGGGAACTTGGAGATGGTCAGTCTGCTGCTGAGCACAGGACAGGTGGACGTCAACGCCCAG GACAGTGGGGGGTGGACGCCCATCATCTGGGCTGCAGAGCACAAGCACATCGAGGTGATCCGCATGCTACTGACGCGGGGCGCCGACGTCACCCTCACTGACAACGTGAGTGAGAGTTTGGTTGAG GAGGAGAACATCTGCCTGCACTGGGCCTCCTTCACGGGCAGCGCCGCCATCGCCGAAGTCCTTCTGAATGCGCGCTGCGACCTCCATGCTGTCAACTACCATGGGGACACCCCCCTGCACATCGCAGCCCGGGAGAGCTACCATGACTGCGTGCT GTTATTCCTGTCACGTGGGGCCAACCCTGAGCTGCGGAACAAGGAGGGGGACACAGCATGGGACCTGACTCCCGAGCGCTCCGACGTGTGGTTTGCGCTTCAGCTCAACCGCAAGCTCCGACTCGGGGTGGGAAATCGGGCCATCCGCACGGAGAAGATCATCTGCCG GGACGTGGCTCGGGGCTATGAGAACGTGCCCATTCCCTGTGTCAATGGCGTGGACGGGGAGTCCTGCCCCGAGGATTACAAGTATATCTCGGAGAACTGTGAGACGTCCACCATGAACATTGACCGCAACATCACCCACCTGCAG CACTGCACGTGTGTGGACGACTGCTCCAGCTCCAACTGCCTGTGCGGCCAGCTCAGCATCCGGTGCTGGTATGACAAG GATGGGCGATTGCTCCAGGAATTTAACAAGATTGAGCCCCCGCTGATTTTCGAGTGTAACCAGGCGTGCTCCTGCTGGAGAAACTGCAAGAACCGGGTCGTACAGAGTGGTATCAA GGTGCGACTACAGCTCTACCGAACAGCCAAAATGGGCTGGGGGGTCCGCGCCCTGCAGACCATCCCACAGGGGACCTTCATCTGCGA GTATGTCGGGGAGCTGATCTCTGATGCTGAGGCTGATGTGAGAGAGGATGATTCTTACCTCTTCGACTTGGACAACAAG GATGGAGAGGTGTATTGCATTGATGCCCGTTACTATGGCAACATCAGCCGCTTCATCAACCACCTATGTGACCCCAACATCATTCCCGTCCGGGTCTTCATGCTGCACCAAGACCTGCGATTTCCACGCATCGCCTTCTTCAGTTCCCGAGACATCCGGACTGGGGAGGAGCTAGG GTTTGACTATGGCGACCGCTTCTGGGACATCAAAAGCAAATATTTCACCTGCCAGTGTGGCTCTGAGAAGTGCAAGCACTCAGCCGAAGCCATTGCCCTGGAGCAGAGCCGTCTGGCCCGCCTGGACCCACACCCTGAGCTGCTGCCCGAGCTCGGCTCCTTGCCCCCTGTCAACACATGA
- the LOC105497604 gene encoding histone-lysine N-methyltransferase EHMT2 isoform X5, with protein sequence MAAAAGAAAAAAAEGEAPAEMGALLLEKETRGATERVHGSLGDTPGSEETLPKATPDSLEPAGPSSPASVTVTVGDEGADTPVGATPLIGDESENLEGDGDLHGGRILLGHATKSFPSSPSKGGSCPSRAKMSMTGAGKSPPSVQSLAMRLLSMPGAQGAAAAGPEPPPATTSPEGQPKVHRARKTMSKPGNGQPPVPEKRPPEVQHFRMSDDVHSLGKVTSDVAKRRKLNSGGGLSEELGSARRSEVTLAKGDSGSLEEWETVVGDDFSLYYDSYSVDERVDSDSKSEVEALTEQLSEEEEEEEEEEEEEEEEEEEEEEEEDEESGNQSDRSGSSGRRKAKKKWRKDSPWVKPSRKRRKREPPRAKEPRGVNGVGSSGPSEYMEVPLGSLELPSEGTLSPNHAGVSNDTSSLETERGFEELPLCSCRMEAPKIDRISERAGHKCMATESVDGELSGCNAAILKRETMRPSSRVALMVLCETHRARMVKHHCCPGCGYFCTAGTFLECHPDFRVAHRFHKACVSQLNGMVFCPHCGEDASEAQEVTIPRGDGVTPPAGAAAPAPPPLSQDAPGRADTSQPSARMRGHGEPRRPPCDPLADTIDSSGPSLTLPNGGCLSAVGLPLGPGREALEKALVIQESERRKKLRFHPRQLYLSVKQGELQKVILMLLDNLDPNFQSDQQSKRTPLHAAAQKGSVEICHVLLQAGANINAVDKQQRTPLMEAVVNNHLEVARYMVQRGGCVYSKEEDGSTCLHHAAKIGNLEMVSLLLSTGQVDVNAQDSGGWTPIIWAAEHKHIEVIRMLLTRGADVTLTDNEENICLHWASFTGSAAIAEVLLNARCDLHAVNYHGDTPLHIAARESYHDCVLLFLSRGANPELRNKEGDTAWDLTPERSDVWFALQLNRKLRLGVGNRAIRTEKIICRDVARGYENVPIPCVNGVDGESCPEDYKYISENCETSTMNIDRNITHLQHCTCVDDCSSSNCLCGQLSIRCWYDKDGRLLQEFNKIEPPLIFECNQACSCWRNCKNRVVQSGIKVRLQLYRTAKMGWGVRALQTIPQGTFICEYVGELISDAEADVREDDSYLFDLDNKDGEVYCIDARYYGNISRFINHLCDPNIIPVRVFMLHQDLRFPRIAFFSSRDIRTGEELGFDYGDRFWDIKSKYFTCQCGSEKCKHSAEAIALEQSRLARLDPHPELLPELGSLPPVNT encoded by the exons atggcggcggcggcgggagctGCAGCGGCGGCGGCCGCCGAG GGGGAGGCCCCCGCTGAGATGGGGGCGCTGCTGCTGGAGAAGGAAACCAGAGGAGCCACCGAGAGAG TTCATGGCTCTTTGGGGGACACCCCTGGTAGTGAAGAGACCCTGCCCAAGGCCACCCCCGACTCCCTGGAGCCTGCTGGCCCCTCATCTCCAGCCTCTGTCACTGTCACTGTTGGCGATGAGGGGGCTGACACCCCTGTAGGGGCTACACCACTCATTGGGGATGAATCCGAGAATCTTGAGGGAGATGGGGACCTCCATGGGGGCCGGATCCTGCTGG GCCATGCCACAAAGTCATTCCCCTCTTCCCCCAGCAAGGGGGGTTCGTGTCCTAGCCGGGCCAAGATGTCAATGACAGGGGCGGGAAAATCACCTCCATCTGTCCAGAGTTTGGCTATGAGGCTGCTGAGTATGCCGGGAGCCCAGGGAGCTGCAGCAGCAGGGCCTGAACCCCCTCCAGCCACCACTAGCCCAGAGGGACAGCCCAAGGTCCACCGAGCCCGCAAAACCATGTCCAAACCAGGAAATGGACAG CCCCCGGTCCCTGAGAAGCGGCCCCCTGAAGTACAGCATTTCCGCATGAGTGACGATGTCCACTCACTGGGAAAGGTGACCTCAG aTGTGGCCAAAAGGAGGAagctgaactcaggaggtggccTG TCGGAGGAGTTAGGTTCTGCCCGGCGTTCAGAAGTGACCCTGGCGAAAGGGGACTCCGGGTCCCTGGAGGAGTGGGAGACGGTGGTGGGTGATGACTTCAGTCTCTACTATGATTCCTACTCTGTGGATGAGCGCGTGGACTCCGACAGCAAG TCTGAAGTTGAAGCTCTAACTGAACAACTaagtgaagaggaggaggaagaagaggaggaagaagaagaggaggaagaggaggaggaagaggaagaagaagaggaagatgaggagTCAGGGAATCAGTCAGATAGG AGTGGTTCCAGTGGCCGGCGCAAGGCCAAGAAGAAGTGGCGAAAAGACAGCCCATGGGTGAAGCCATCTCGGAAACGGCGCAAGCGGGAGCCTCCGCGGGCCAAGGAGCCACGAG GAGTGAATGGTGTGGGCTCCTCAGGCCCCAGTGAGTACATGGAGGTCCCTCTGGGGTCCCTGGAGCTGCCCAGCGAGGGGACCCTCTCCCCCAACCACGCTG GGGTGTCCAATGACACATCTTCGCTGGAGACAGAGCGAGGGTTTGAGGAGTTGCCCCTGTGCAGCTGCCGCATGGAGGCACCCAAAATCGACCGTATCAGCGAGAGGGCGGGGCACAAGTGCATGGCCACCGAGAGTGTGGACGGAGAG CTGTCAGGCTGCAATGCCGCCATCCTCAAGCGGGAGACCATGAGGCCATCCAGCCGTGTGGCCCTGATGGTGCTCTGTGAGACCCACCGCGCCCGCATGGTCAAACACCACTGCTGCCCGGGCTGCGGCTACTTCTGCACGGCG GGCACCTTCCTGGAATGCCACCCTGACTTCCGTGTGGCCCACCGCTTCCACAAGGCCTGTGTGTCTCAGCTGAATGGGATGGTCTTCTGTCCCCACTGTGGGGAGGATGCTTCTGAAGCTCAAGAAGTGACCATCCCCCGGGGTGATGGGGTGACCCCACCGGCTGGTGCTGCAGCTCCTGCACCCCCACCCCTGTCCCAGGATGCCCCCGGGAGAGCAGACACTTCTCAGCCCAG CGCCCGGATGCGAGGGCATGGGGAGCCCCGGCGCCCACCCTGCGATCCCCTGGCTGACACCATCGACAGCTCAGGGCCCTCCCTGACCCTGCCCAATGGGGGCTGCCTTTCAGCCGTGGGGCTGCCACTGGGGCCAGGCCGGGAGGCCTTGGAAAAGGCCCTGGTCATCCAGGAGTCAGAGAG GCGGAAGAAGCTCCGTTTCCACCCTCGGCAGTTGTACCTGTCCGTGAAGCAGGGCGAGCTGCAGAAGGTGATCCTGATGCTGT TGGACAACCTGGACCCCAACTTCCAGAGCGACCAGCAGAGCAAGCGCACGCCCCTGCATGCAGCCGCCCAGAAGGGCTCCGTGGAGATCTGCCATGTGCTGCTGCAG GCTGGAGCCAACATAAACGCAGTGGACAAACAGCAGCGGACGCCACTGATGGAGGCCGTGGTGAACAACCACCTGGAGGTGGCCCGTTACATGGTGCAGCGTGGTGGCTGTGTCTATAGCAAG GAGGAGGACGGCTCCACCTGCCTCCACCACGCAGCCAAAATCGGGAACTTGGAGATGGTCAGTCTGCTGCTGAGCACAGGACAGGTGGACGTCAACGCCCAG GACAGTGGGGGGTGGACGCCCATCATCTGGGCTGCAGAGCACAAGCACATCGAGGTGATCCGCATGCTACTGACGCGGGGCGCCGACGTCACCCTCACTGACAAC GAGGAGAACATCTGCCTGCACTGGGCCTCCTTCACGGGCAGCGCCGCCATCGCCGAAGTCCTTCTGAATGCGCGCTGCGACCTCCATGCTGTCAACTACCATGGGGACACCCCCCTGCACATCGCAGCCCGGGAGAGCTACCATGACTGCGTGCT GTTATTCCTGTCACGTGGGGCCAACCCTGAGCTGCGGAACAAGGAGGGGGACACAGCATGGGACCTGACTCCCGAGCGCTCCGACGTGTGGTTTGCGCTTCAGCTCAACCGCAAGCTCCGACTCGGGGTGGGAAATCGGGCCATCCGCACGGAGAAGATCATCTGCCG GGACGTGGCTCGGGGCTATGAGAACGTGCCCATTCCCTGTGTCAATGGCGTGGACGGGGAGTCCTGCCCCGAGGATTACAAGTATATCTCGGAGAACTGTGAGACGTCCACCATGAACATTGACCGCAACATCACCCACCTGCAG CACTGCACGTGTGTGGACGACTGCTCCAGCTCCAACTGCCTGTGCGGCCAGCTCAGCATCCGGTGCTGGTATGACAAG GATGGGCGATTGCTCCAGGAATTTAACAAGATTGAGCCCCCGCTGATTTTCGAGTGTAACCAGGCGTGCTCCTGCTGGAGAAACTGCAAGAACCGGGTCGTACAGAGTGGTATCAA GGTGCGACTACAGCTCTACCGAACAGCCAAAATGGGCTGGGGGGTCCGCGCCCTGCAGACCATCCCACAGGGGACCTTCATCTGCGA GTATGTCGGGGAGCTGATCTCTGATGCTGAGGCTGATGTGAGAGAGGATGATTCTTACCTCTTCGACTTGGACAACAAG GATGGAGAGGTGTATTGCATTGATGCCCGTTACTATGGCAACATCAGCCGCTTCATCAACCACCTATGTGACCCCAACATCATTCCCGTCCGGGTCTTCATGCTGCACCAAGACCTGCGATTTCCACGCATCGCCTTCTTCAGTTCCCGAGACATCCGGACTGGGGAGGAGCTAGG GTTTGACTATGGCGACCGCTTCTGGGACATCAAAAGCAAATATTTCACCTGCCAGTGTGGCTCTGAGAAGTGCAAGCACTCAGCCGAAGCCATTGCCCTGGAGCAGAGCCGTCTGGCCCGCCTGGACCCACACCCTGAGCTGCTGCCCGAGCTCGGCTCCTTGCCCCCTGTCAACACATGA